In Deinococcus malanensis, one DNA window encodes the following:
- a CDS encoding sulfurtransferase: protein MNYAKDVLVSTDWVAQNLGQEGIRLIEVDEDILLYDTGHIPGAVKLDWQTDLWHPVQRDFITPEEVSALLGRLGIKPTDQVILYGDKSNWWSAYAYWFLTYSGVQNLKLMNGGRQKWIAENREVTTDAPSFPATEYPALQRDDSLRAYRDEVKAHLESVQAGQGALVDVRSPDEFSGKVTHMANYPQEGVLRGGHIPGARSIPWAKATNEDGTFKSAEELKALYEGEGVTADKDVIAYCRIAERSSHSWFVLRELLGYSKVRNYDGSWTEWGNAVGMPIEKTYSEA, encoded by the coding sequence ATGAACTACGCCAAAGACGTCCTGGTCAGTACCGACTGGGTTGCCCAGAACCTCGGTCAGGAAGGCATCCGCCTCATCGAAGTCGACGAAGACATCCTGCTGTACGACACCGGCCATATCCCCGGCGCGGTCAAACTCGACTGGCAGACTGACCTGTGGCACCCCGTTCAGCGCGACTTCATCACCCCCGAGGAAGTCAGCGCGCTTCTGGGCCGCCTGGGCATCAAGCCCACTGATCAGGTCATCCTGTACGGCGACAAGAGCAACTGGTGGTCCGCCTACGCCTACTGGTTCCTGACCTACAGCGGGGTGCAGAACCTCAAGCTGATGAACGGTGGCCGCCAGAAGTGGATCGCCGAGAACCGTGAAGTCACCACTGATGCTCCCAGCTTCCCTGCCACCGAGTACCCCGCCCTTCAGCGCGACGACAGCCTGCGGGCCTACCGCGACGAAGTCAAGGCTCACCTGGAAAGCGTCCAGGCTGGTCAGGGTGCCCTGGTGGACGTCCGCAGCCCCGACGAGTTCTCGGGCAAGGTCACCCACATGGCCAACTACCCGCAGGAAGGTGTACTGCGCGGCGGTCATATCCCCGGCGCGCGCTCCATTCCCTGGGCCAAGGCGACCAATGAGGACGGCACCTTCAAATCCGCCGAGGAACTCAAGGCCCTGTACGAGGGCGAAGGCGTGACGGCAGACAAGGACGTCATCGCCTACTGCCGCATCGCCGAGCGCAGCTCCCACAGCTGGTTCGTGCTGCGTGAGCTGCTGGGTTACTCCAAGGTGCGCAACTACGACGGCAGCTGGACGGAGTGGGGCAACGCGGTCGGCATGCCCATCGAGAAAACCTACAGCGAAGCCTGA
- a CDS encoding metallophosphoesterase family protein translates to MRRVLLSLLLSWPLLSAAAPPAAETPLRLVILSDFNGSYGSLTYPAALTRAVQRTVEEWKPDAVLSAGDLIAGQKASLSDSTMRAMWASFDRDVYGPLQRAGIPFGFTLGNHDASLARDRREAARYWKARPPALEFVERSSFPFQYSFTLGEGRVFVASLDASGSQVGAAAQSWLAAQLATPQARRAGVRLVLGHLPLAGVSQGKNRPGEVLRDALALRTVMGKGKVLAYIHGHHAAFYPGRLGPLNVLSSGGIGGRDYVGYPGTARSTVNLLNVYPSAGRATFETFDADTGAQVPSARLPARLSGLGGPLNRVDDFR, encoded by the coding sequence GTGCGCCGAGTGCTTCTTTCCCTGCTGCTGTCCTGGCCCCTGCTGAGTGCGGCTGCCCCACCTGCCGCTGAGACTCCTTTGCGGCTCGTCATCCTGAGTGATTTCAACGGCTCCTATGGCAGCCTGACCTATCCCGCCGCCCTGACCCGGGCCGTCCAGCGAACGGTGGAGGAATGGAAGCCAGACGCCGTGCTGTCTGCCGGTGACCTGATCGCCGGGCAGAAAGCCAGCCTCAGCGACTCCACCATGCGCGCCATGTGGGCCAGCTTCGACCGTGACGTTTATGGCCCACTGCAGCGCGCGGGCATTCCGTTCGGCTTTACCCTGGGCAATCACGATGCCAGCCTGGCACGCGACCGCCGGGAGGCAGCCCGGTACTGGAAAGCACGTCCCCCGGCCCTGGAGTTTGTCGAGCGCTCTTCTTTTCCCTTCCAATACAGCTTCACGCTGGGAGAAGGACGGGTCTTCGTGGCGTCTCTGGATGCCAGCGGTTCTCAGGTAGGGGCCGCGGCTCAGTCCTGGCTGGCGGCTCAGCTGGCCACGCCCCAGGCGCGACGGGCGGGCGTCAGGCTCGTGCTGGGTCATCTGCCGCTGGCCGGAGTCAGCCAGGGCAAGAACCGCCCCGGCGAGGTCCTGCGGGACGCACTGGCCCTGCGGACCGTGATGGGAAAGGGCAAGGTCCTGGCCTATATCCACGGGCACCACGCGGCGTTTTACCCGGGACGGCTGGGGCCACTGAATGTGCTGTCCAGTGGCGGCATCGGCGGGCGTGATTATGTGGGGTATCCGGGTACGGCCCGCAGCACCGTGAACCTGCTGAATGTGTATCCGTCGGCCGGACGTGCGACCTTCGAGACCTTTGATGCCGATACGGGCGCCCAGGTGCCCAGTGCGCGCCTGCCGGCGCGTCTGAGCGGCCTGGGCGGGCCCCTTAACCGAGTCGATGACTTCCGCTGA